GACCAGTAGTGAACATGTGATGCGCCCATACCATGAAGCCCAAGAAACCGATCAGGATCGTAGCGAAGACCATTGAGCTGTATCCAAACAACCGCTTACGCGAGAACGTGCTGACAACCTCGGAGATAACACCGAATGCCGGCAGGATCAGGATATAAACCTCAGGATGCCCGAAGATCCAGAAAATATGCTCCCAGAGAACCGCATTACCGCCGCCGGAAGGATCAAAGAAATTTGCGTCAAATATGCGGTCGAACATGAGGGCCGCAAGGCCAACTGTCAGTGCAGGGAATGCGAACAGGATCAGTGCCGAAGTAATGAATACGGACCAAGTAAACATCGGCATGCGCATGAAGGTCATTCCCGGAGCGCGCATATTAATAATCGTTACCAAGAAATTAATACCGCCGACCAGCGTACCGATACCCGCAATCTGCAAGCCAAGCACGTAATAGTCAAAACCATGGTCGCCGTTAAATGTAGTTCCCGAAAGCGGTGCATAAGCTGTCCAGCCGCCGTCAGGTGCAGCGCCAGTAAACCAGCTGACATTCAGCAGGACTGCGCCAAAGAAGAAAGTCCAGAAACCAATTGCGTTTACGAATGGGTACGCAACGTCGCGTGCGCCAATCTGCAGCGGTACAATCGCGTTCATCAATGCGAAGATGACTGGCATCGCTGCAAGGAAGATCATTGTAGTACCGTGCATCGTAAGCAGCTCGTTATATGTATCCGCGCTAACGAAATCGTTAAGCGGTTTCCACAGCTGAATCCGAATGAGAAGTGCTTCCAACCCGCCGACCAGGAAGAAAAAACCGCCGGCGATTAAATACAAAATACCGATTTTTTTGTGGTCAACCGTCGTCAGCCAGTCCATCAGGCCGGAATAACGTTTAACCGCATGTCCATGAGCCAAGGTAGGTACCTCCTTTAATCACCGATGATTATTGTTGATAGTCGAGAGTCAATTCCGATAAATATTTAGAAATTCCGTCAAGCTCTTGTTGAGTAAGATCAACCTTAGGCATCAGCGTGCCAGGTTTTACAGCCGACGGATCTTCAATCCAGCGATGCAGGTTGTCGTAAGTCGAACCTTCGTTGGAATATTTCGGATCATCAGTGTTAACGAGAATACCACCGACAGTCTCACGGCTGCCGATACCAGTCAGGTTAGGGAATGCCGGACCGCCTTGATCGCCTACAGCGTGGCAAGTCAGACATTTGCTGACAAATGCTTCTTTAATAGCTGGGTCGCTTGGAAGCGCAACCGGAGCTTGCAAAGCAGCAGTCCAACGGTCAAACGAAGCCTCGTCCACCGATTTTACTTTAAAGTCCATTAAGCCGTGCGAAGGTCCGCAAAGCTCGGCGCATTTGCCTAAGTAAACGCCTTCTTTTGGAGCCGAGAAATACATGATATTCACGTTAGCTCCAGGGTTTGCATCGATTTTACCGGCAAGAGACGGAATCCAGAACGAGTGAAGAACGTCTGCTGATTTCGCTTCGATGGAGATCGTCTTGCCTTTAGGAATTACTAATTCCTGTGCAGTCTTAATTCCGAGTTCAGGATACTCGAATTCCCACCAATATTGGTGAGCGGTTACAACAACCTTAACCGCCTCCGGATCTTTTGTGTGATCCTTTGAGAGGTTAAATACCGATTGGATAGTTGGTACACCCAGGATGATCAACAGGATAATCGGAATGACTGTCCAGATAATCTCCAGCTTATGGTTACCTTCCACTTGTTTCGGAATGGTGTTGTCGCCGGGACGTCTGCGGAAACGAATAATTACATAGAAAGAAATCGCAAACACGACCACAATCACGATGAGCATGATTGAAATCGCCAGCTTCATCAGTCCGAACTGCTCTTCCGCTACAGGACCTTGGGGCCTCAGCGTGGACAAGTCACTTCGTCCGCATGCCGACAGCACGAGCACCATCAAGGCCAGAAGCGGTGCAAGCTTTCTAAAAAACTGCCACCGATTCATCAATAATCAACCCCACTTTTGACGTTTTCGCAGATGCTAACATCTTAGTAATAATGCGGCAAACTGCGTGTTTCACAGATGTTATGACAACTACTGGAACTAAATCACTTAATTAAATATAAAGTTGCTGTACTTATTTGTCAATGTTCCACAGAGAGTTCACAAATTGTTCTCAAAGCTGTCAAAAACTCAGGTTTTTCACGGTTTCGCGGCTTTGACAAAGTGTTTATAAACGTGCTACCAAACACGGTTTCCCTACCCTACATTGTGCACCAAACCCATGGTCAATTATGTATGGCGGCCAAAGTGTATATTTCATCGTTCCCTACAAACCCTATTCCTATAACTGCCCGAATGGAGGCTGATTACCCTTGAACAAACGAGTATCCGGATTATTGATGATTTCTTGTTTATTGATAAGCATGACTGCAGCCTGCGGTTACCAGAAGAACATCCAAAGCAGCGATCACGATTACGGAAGCCGGAAAACCGGCGACGCTAAAATGCTCGGCGGTAAAATGTACGGCACTTCTTCCGCCAACAATCCCCGCCAGCATGACAATGCCTTTTTCGAATACAGCAACAAGCTCTCAAATGAGGTATCCAAGCTTGGCGGGGTTGGCTCGGCCATTGTTATGCTTACCGACAAGAACGCTTATGTAGGCCTTGCTCTCGATTGGTCGGCTGTCGGCACCAAAAGCGCAGGGCATACCGATGAGCAGGACCGCAGCGGTTCCAGCGAGGGCGTATACAACCATGACACCGGCAGTCAACGCTGGGATAACCAGCATCTGGTGACGCCTTACAACTCCCTCTTCACCGTTAATGACCACAGTATGCTGTCCGATGAGCTGAAGCAGACCGTGGCCGTAAAGGTCAGGGAGCTTGCTCCGGCTGTTCAGGAAGTCCATATCTCGGCCAACATGGACTTTGTAAACGAACTAAATGAATACGCAAAAGAAGCCTGGATGAATCATTCCCTCACTCCATGGCTGCAGGACTTCAACACACTGGTGAAATACCAGTTTGCGGGCGGAAATACAATGCCGCAGAAGATTAAGGATTACGATAATATGCGCGCCAAACAGAAAAACGGACAATCCATTATTCCTACCCATTAATGGGTTTCCAAAAAAATCTCTTCTATTATATATGCAAAAAGGATCAGGTTACCCTGATCCTTTTCATTTGATTCACATTCCGCTGGATGAGCAGTCCGCAGCAAGCCCCGATAAACGACAAGGCCGACATGCACGCATATAAAGCAGGTCCCCCTATCCAGTCAAAGAGCCAGCCACCCACCGTCGAGGATATAATACTCGATATCCCGAACAGCAGCATCGCGAGTATCGTTTGTCCGGTCGCTTTCCACTGCTCCGGAATCAAGGTGTACAGATATTGAATGGATGCCGCATAGAACAGGACAAACGAAACACCTTGCAGAAGCTGCAGCCACACAATCGCAACCGGATTATCCAACCAGGCCGATAGGGCAAACCGCAGCACATAAAAAAACGCCGCTATGGAGATGACCCGCAGCTCCTTCCCAGGCTTAATGAACCGGTTAATGAGAGCGAAGAATACAACCTCCGCCAGCGTCATAATGAACCAGGCCAACCCAACCATTCCTACTCCGCCGCCAAGGCTTTGCACGTACAAGCCGACGTAGCTGTCATTCATGCGGTGCGGGATCGCGATCAGAAGCACAAGCAGCAGAAACTGTATGGTTCGTTTGTCCTTTAGGAAGGGCTTCATATCCCGCCAAGCCACCGGCTTGCCGGCTGCCGGAGTTTCGGGCAGCATGGCGCAAAGCAAAAAGGCAAGAACGCCATAGGCGGCAAACAAGTACATAAAGCTGCCCATACCGTAGCGGTCACCGACGTAACCTATTATATAGGAAGCAACAGCATACCCAAGCGCGCCGTACATCCGGACGCTCCCAAAGCCAACCCCCGCTTTTTCCGCCAAGCGGTAATTCATGCTCTCCGTTAACGGATCGGCCGGCATCAGGAAGAAGTACATCGCCGCCGTCAGCGCAAATGCGGCTGGCATAAGCGAGATCGAGAACAGGGCCATCCCCAGTCCAATTGAAGCAATGAGCAGGATCAAGAGCACAGCCTTGACCGTTTTATACTTATCGCTGATCATGCCCCAGAGGGGCTGCGAGACCACTCCGATAATACTTCCCGTTCCGAGAATAACCCCAATCTCCGATGCCGAAATGCCCTTCTCTGCAAAGTACAACGGCAGGAACGACAGAAACATGGCAAACATCGAGAAATAGAAGAAGTTATATCCCCTAAGCAAAACAAGCTTCATATCTTATCTTTCATCCCTTCATTAAACCTGAACCCATCATACCCTATTTAAATGAAGGAATACATTCGAAGCTTTCTTAACGAAGCGGCGCAAACCCTTCAATCTCGGAAAGAATTTCATGCGCACGAGTAAGCACCTCGTCCGTTAGCACAAGATCGACGGCCGCCAGGTTCTGTTCAATTTGCGACGGACGGCTTGAACCGATGATTGCGGAGCTTACACCCGGCTGGCGCAGCACCCAGGCTAGCGCAAATTGCGATAAGGTACCGCCGAT
This region of Paenibacillus sp. JDR-2 genomic DNA includes:
- the coxB gene encoding cytochrome c oxidase subunit II, yielding MNRWQFFRKLAPLLALMVLVLSACGRSDLSTLRPQGPVAEEQFGLMKLAISIMLIVIVVVFAISFYVIIRFRRRPGDNTIPKQVEGNHKLEIIWTVIPIILLIILGVPTIQSVFNLSKDHTKDPEAVKVVVTAHQYWWEFEYPELGIKTAQELVIPKGKTISIEAKSADVLHSFWIPSLAGKIDANPGANVNIMYFSAPKEGVYLGKCAELCGPSHGLMDFKVKSVDEASFDRWTAALQAPVALPSDPAIKEAFVSKCLTCHAVGDQGGPAFPNLTGIGSRETVGGILVNTDDPKYSNEGSTYDNLHRWIEDPSAVKPGTLMPKVDLTQQELDGISKYLSELTLDYQQ
- a CDS encoding MFS transporter is translated as MKLVLLRGYNFFYFSMFAMFLSFLPLYFAEKGISASEIGVILGTGSIIGVVSQPLWGMISDKYKTVKAVLLILLIASIGLGMALFSISLMPAAFALTAAMYFFLMPADPLTESMNYRLAEKAGVGFGSVRMYGALGYAVASYIIGYVGDRYGMGSFMYLFAAYGVLAFLLCAMLPETPAAGKPVAWRDMKPFLKDKRTIQFLLLVLLIAIPHRMNDSYVGLYVQSLGGGVGMVGLAWFIMTLAEVVFFALINRFIKPGKELRVISIAAFFYVLRFALSAWLDNPVAIVWLQLLQGVSFVLFYAASIQYLYTLIPEQWKATGQTILAMLLFGISSIISSTVGGWLFDWIGGPALYACMSALSFIGACCGLLIQRNVNQMKRIRVT